One window of Watersipora subatra chromosome 3, tzWatSuba1.1, whole genome shotgun sequence genomic DNA carries:
- the LOC137390226 gene encoding all trans-polyprenyl-diphosphate synthase PDSS1-like isoform X2: protein MSGAICSSVGRLNVKWGRICKRCTAKLTYSTQERIELHPPKYSTADVFRNIQNVLNTDSALLRDISHYHFNGLGKAVRPTIILTAAQAFNYDSSRGSRWTATQEQLVVAMVAEMIHTASLVHDDIIDESLSRRGNPSAFARWGQLQGTITGDYIMSTASLHLSRLRHNRVMQLMSQILEDLVQGEFMQLGTKANEDERFNHYIEKSYRKTASLLANSCQAVSLIPFFVYTWAEDKIKLAYEYGKNLGILFQLVDDALDYESTEQDMGKPTGADLKLGLATAPVLFAAHEFPRLNSLILRRFSQDGDVEEALHLVKQSCGLEQTRSLASRYGKKAIRVISDIRESEHSHKLIEYVQQLLDRTK, encoded by the exons ATGTCTGGAGCTATATGCAGCAGCGTTGGTCGCTTAAAT GTCAAGTGGGGTCGTATTTGCAAAAGATGCACAGCCAAACTCACCTACTCAACACAAGAAAGGATTGAGTTGCATCCACCAAAGTATAGCACCGCAGATGTTTTTAGAAATATTCAAAAT GTTTTGAATACAGACTCAGCATTACTCAGGGACATATCACACTACCATTTTAATGGATTAGGAAAAGCTGTTCGACCTACTATTATTCTGACTGCGGCTCAAGCTTTTAACTATGATTCATCACGCGGTTCAAG GTGGACTGCCACTCAGGAGCAGCTTGTTGTTGCCATGGTAGCCGAGATGATACACACGGCTAGTCTCGTCCATGATGACATCATAGACGAGTCCCTGAGCAGGAGAGGCAATCCAAGTGCGTTTGCTCGCTGGGGTCAACTGCAAGGAACGATTACCGGAGACTATATAATGAGCACAGCCTCGCTCCATCTTTCCAGGTTGCGTCACAACCGTGTCATGCAACTTATGTCTCAGATATTGGAGGACCTCGTACAAG GCGAGTTCATGCAACTAGGTACAAAGGCTAATGAGGATGAGAGATTTAATCACTATATAGAAAAATCATACCGAAAGACTGCTAGCTTACTCGCGAACAGTTGCCAAGCAGTAAGTTTAATACCATTCTTTGTCTACACTTGGGCAG AGGATAAGATCAAGTTAGCATACGAGTATGGCAAGAATCTTGGAATCTTATTTCAG CTAGTGGATGACGCATTAGACTATGAGTCAACTGAGCAAGATATGGGTAAGCCGACAGGGGCAGATCTAAAGCTCGGGCTTGCTACTGCCCCTGTTCTTTTTGCCGCTCATGAGTTTCCCCGGCTGAACTCACTAATTCTTCGAAGGTTCTCACAAGATGGAGATGTAGAAGAGGCCTTGCACCTCGTGAAGCAG AGCTGCGGACTGGAGCAGACAAGATCACTGGCTAGCAGGTACGGTAAGAAGGCCATACGTGTGATCTCAGACATCAGGGAGAGTGAACACAGCCACAAGTTGATAGAATACGTTCAACAACTTTTAGACAGGACTAAATAG
- the LOC137391116 gene encoding ankyrin and armadillo repeat-containing protein-like: MNEVDEHGWAHIHQAAKKGYFKSVEKFIQASDDQIEFETQDDLKETPLMVAVRAGSSNMDTISTIIKLGGKLDAINNVNHGLVEICCMEGHTDVLDYLQNLVRPELPVWNNLIKFCASDLEEEAECAGKAARILTMSSDGEINSNWKQIYECGGVSVLVKVMKGGIGNKAKAEVMSCLINVLRQREITDQVVTSGGVEAFIKHLKSSNSAIVQRSATALAILSTVRDYAEICCSKGAISALVSSLRTNDKSEVLVAVVKALGTICEGSSSRQSILNSTPEGIESLCSTLENCEDAELLLVLCQCMTKIAQHHPNNQRSIVDCGGASDLIMLAEIKNREIQLAAVDTIHMLADSNPFSQAKLVEDGVIGPLINLLNKSKSQVVQEKTASALWSLAGEDGDERRKMALTMGVNLLIDFLSSLSEILHFIGSEGLGVLAYGAHNQQDMIAEANGVFPLVRLLKSEKEHLVLSAVRSIRHLCLGVGYLPHAENQKTVSQARGIKLLIALMILSNNDLIQVESALTMASVALGNPTVIEEVMSTGQHLQFSYVRILTHLYSEDSAVRVLAGAALATFAYNNMTQQQMIAAEGGVRFSCFADFLQSSDEYLRCNTAFQVVVLARIIPDEEQAVASAAGIKLLADILNDSSSKIIQSLASDCVARLAHTRAGVPEALVAMDCVERLCSLMYSDVTQVRGCAAIALGYLSYNHKAERQLLNRCRTDPYLIKCLRHYTDRHKISKRFKDEWKHYKKLGGLPAIQVGRPNLVSRDYRTLALAVKTRPQRGVLPDTPTSFKAGSVNDINKAPISRVSTATAMQDTSQSAIIEEQPMATPVMPVTAE, encoded by the exons ATGAATGAAGTTGATGAGCATGGATGGGCCCACATTCACCAAGCAGCAAAGAAAG GTTACTTCAAGTCTGTGGAGAAGTTCATACAGGCCAGCGATGATCAGATAGAGTTTGAGACGCAAGATGACTTGAAAGAGACGCCACTTATGGTTGCAGTCAGAGCCGGCAGCAGCAATATGGATACTATCAGCACTATTATTAAACTTGGAG GAAAACTGGATGCCATCAACAATGTCAATCACGGACTGGTAGAGATCTGTTGCATGGAGGGACACACAGACGTGCTGGACTACTTGCAAAACTTGGTCAGGCCGGAACTGCCGGTATGGAATAACCTAATCAAGTTCTGCGCCTCTGACCTAGAAGAGGAAGCTGAGTGCGCGGGAAAGGCTGCCAGGATACTCACAATGTCCTCTGACGGAGAAATAAATAGCAACTGGAAGCAGATTTACGAATGTGGTGGTGTGAGTGTTCTAGTCAAG GTGATGAAGGGTGGTATAGGAAATAAAGCCAAGGCTGAAGTCATGTCTTGTTTAATAAATGTTCTAAGGCAGCGGGAGATCACGGACCAGGTTGTAACGTCTGGAGGAGTTGAAGCATTTATTAAGCACCTTAAATCTTCCAACAGTGCCATTGTTCAGCGGTCAGCCACAGCTCTCGCCATCCTCAGCACTGTCAGAGACTATGCTGAAATCTGCTGCAGCAAGGGAGCCATCTCGGCTCTGGTTAGTAGCCTGCGGACAAATGATAAGAGTGAAGTTCTGGTGGCGGTCGTCAAGGCGCTGGGCACGATATGTGAAGGAAGCTCTAGTCGACAGTCAATCCTCAACTCGACTCCGGAAGGCATCGAAAGTTTGTGCAGCACTCTTGAAAACTGCGAAGATGCTGAGTTGCTTCTGGTGCTCTGCCAGTGCATGACTAAGATCGCCCAGCACCACCCAAACAACCAGAGAAGCATCGTGGACTGCGGTGGAGCGAGCGATCTGATAATGCTCGCTGAAATAAAGAACAGAGAGATCCAACTGGCAGCTGTTGACACGATACACATGCTGGCTGATAGCAATCCTTTCTCTCAGGCTAAGCTAGTCGAAGATGGGGTGATCGGGCCTCTCATCAATCTTCTCAACAAGAGCAAGTCTCAAGTTGTGCAAGAGAAAACAGCGAGTGCTCTTTGGTCTCTTGCAGGAGAGGATGGCGATGAGAGGAGAAAGATGGCCTTGACCATGGGAGTGAACCTGCTGATAGACTTTCTCAGCTCCCTTTCTGAGATTCTACATTTTATAGGCAGTGAAGGATTGGGGGTGTTAGCGTACGGCGCTCATAATCAGCAGGACATGATTGCTGAGGCTAATGGAGTCTTCCCGCTAGTGAGACTGTTGAAATCAGAGAAGGAGCATCTTGTCTTGAGTGCTGTCAGAAGCATAAGGCATCTGTGCCTCGGGGTGGGCTACCTCCCTCATGCAGAGAACCAGAAAACAGTTTCACAGGCTAGAGGCATCAAACTGCTGATTGCCCTCATGATTCTCTCCAATAACGACCTAATACAAGTGGAGTCTGCGTTGACCATGGCCAGCGTAGCACTAG GCAACCCTACAGTGATAGAGGAAGTCATGAGCACAGGCCAGCATCTTCAATTTAGCTATGTGCGCATCCTCACCCATCTCTACTCTGAGGACAGCGCTGTAAGGGTGCTAGCAGGAGCAGCGCTTGCAACATTTGCCTATAACAACATGACTCAGCAGCAAATGATTGCTGCTGAGGGTGGAGTAAGGTTCAGTTGCTTCGCTGACTTCCTGCAGTCAAGTGATGAATATCTGAGATGCAACACTGCTTTTCAG GTGGTTGTATTGGCAAGAATCATTCCAGATGAAGAACAGGCAGTAGCTTCTGCTGCGGGAATTAAGCTACTGGCAGATATTTTAAATGATTCATCTAGTAAGATCATTCAATCGCTTGCTTCTGACTGTGTCGCTCGCCTTGCCCATACTAGAGCAG GAGTTCCTGAAGCATTAGTTGCCATGGACTGTGTAGAACGACTTTGCAGTCTAATGTACTCAGATGTCACGCAAGTGCGAGGCTGCGCCGCTATTGCCTTAGGCTACTTGTCATACAACCATAAAGCTGAAAGACAACTCCTGAACAG GTGCAGAACAGATCCCTACCTCATCAAATGCCTTCGACattacacagacagacacaaaatCTCTAAACGCTTCAAGGATGAGTGGAAACATTATAAAAAGCTGGGAGGACTACCAGCCATACA GGTTGGCCGACCTAACTTGGTGAGCAGAGATTACAGGACACTGGCACTAGCTGTCAAGACAAGACCCCAGCGAGGTGTTCTTCCGGACACTCCCACTTCCTTTAAAGCTGGCTCTGTTAATGACATCAACAAAGCTCCCATTTCTCGAGTCTCGACTGCGACAGCAATGCAAGATACCTCACAGAGTGCAATTATAGAGGAACAACCTATGGCCACTCCTGTTATGCCTGTTACAGCTGAGTGA
- the LOC137390226 gene encoding all trans-polyprenyl-diphosphate synthase PDSS1-like isoform X1, producing the protein MSGAICSSVGRLNVKWGRICKRCTAKLTYSTQERIELHPPKYSTADVFRNIQNVLNTDSALLRDISHYHFNGLGKAVRPTIILTAAQAFNYDSSRGSRWTATQEQLVVAMVAEMIHTASLVHDDIIDESLSRRGNPSAFARWGQLQGTITGDYIMSTASLHLSRLRHNRVMQLMSQILEDLVQGEFMQLGTKANEDERFNHYIEKSYRKTASLLANSCQAATVLANTTEDKIKLAYEYGKNLGILFQLVDDALDYESTEQDMGKPTGADLKLGLATAPVLFAAHEFPRLNSLILRRFSQDGDVEEALHLVKQSCGLEQTRSLASRYGKKAIRVISDIRESEHSHKLIEYVQQLLDRTK; encoded by the exons ATGTCTGGAGCTATATGCAGCAGCGTTGGTCGCTTAAAT GTCAAGTGGGGTCGTATTTGCAAAAGATGCACAGCCAAACTCACCTACTCAACACAAGAAAGGATTGAGTTGCATCCACCAAAGTATAGCACCGCAGATGTTTTTAGAAATATTCAAAAT GTTTTGAATACAGACTCAGCATTACTCAGGGACATATCACACTACCATTTTAATGGATTAGGAAAAGCTGTTCGACCTACTATTATTCTGACTGCGGCTCAAGCTTTTAACTATGATTCATCACGCGGTTCAAG GTGGACTGCCACTCAGGAGCAGCTTGTTGTTGCCATGGTAGCCGAGATGATACACACGGCTAGTCTCGTCCATGATGACATCATAGACGAGTCCCTGAGCAGGAGAGGCAATCCAAGTGCGTTTGCTCGCTGGGGTCAACTGCAAGGAACGATTACCGGAGACTATATAATGAGCACAGCCTCGCTCCATCTTTCCAGGTTGCGTCACAACCGTGTCATGCAACTTATGTCTCAGATATTGGAGGACCTCGTACAAG GCGAGTTCATGCAACTAGGTACAAAGGCTAATGAGGATGAGAGATTTAATCACTATATAGAAAAATCATACCGAAAGACTGCTAGCTTACTCGCGAACAGTTGCCAAGCA GCTACTGTTCTGGCAAATACAACAGAGGATAAGATCAAGTTAGCATACGAGTATGGCAAGAATCTTGGAATCTTATTTCAG CTAGTGGATGACGCATTAGACTATGAGTCAACTGAGCAAGATATGGGTAAGCCGACAGGGGCAGATCTAAAGCTCGGGCTTGCTACTGCCCCTGTTCTTTTTGCCGCTCATGAGTTTCCCCGGCTGAACTCACTAATTCTTCGAAGGTTCTCACAAGATGGAGATGTAGAAGAGGCCTTGCACCTCGTGAAGCAG AGCTGCGGACTGGAGCAGACAAGATCACTGGCTAGCAGGTACGGTAAGAAGGCCATACGTGTGATCTCAGACATCAGGGAGAGTGAACACAGCCACAAGTTGATAGAATACGTTCAACAACTTTTAGACAGGACTAAATAG